The proteins below are encoded in one region of Methanospirillum lacunae:
- the frhB gene encoding coenzyme F420 hydrogenase subunit beta, whose translation MDMLGKYKTCVAARSTSSEILKSSQDGGIVTQMFIYALEEGIIDGAIVAGPGDEPWKPKPMVATTPEEILAARGTRYNISPNMAVIKESVRKYGLDKVGIVGTPCQMQALRKAQLYPVGMRYVTDKIALAMGIFCMENFSYQSMKQIVEDHCNVDLHSLKKTDIGKGKYWAYTNRGAVSQIPLKVTHKYEQPGCHVCLDYVANMGDISTGSVGSPDGWSTVFVRSTNGDNIWKKAVEAGVFEVKAIDSVKPGLDLVTKLATEKITKNQKELEHRAKMGVNKGLRNPYI comes from the coding sequence ATGGATATGCTCGGCAAGTACAAAACCTGTGTTGCAGCACGCAGCACCAGCAGTGAGATTCTGAAGTCGTCCCAGGATGGTGGAATTGTCACCCAGATGTTCATCTATGCTCTTGAAGAGGGCATCATCGACGGTGCAATTGTCGCAGGACCTGGAGACGAACCTTGGAAACCAAAACCCATGGTCGCAACAACTCCTGAGGAGATACTTGCAGCCAGGGGAACCAGGTACAACATCTCACCAAATATGGCTGTCATTAAGGAGTCAGTCCGGAAGTATGGCCTTGATAAGGTCGGTATTGTCGGAACTCCCTGCCAGATGCAGGCACTCCGTAAGGCTCAGCTCTACCCGGTCGGAATGCGGTATGTCACTGACAAGATCGCTCTCGCAATGGGTATCTTCTGTATGGAGAACTTCTCCTACCAGAGCATGAAGCAGATTGTAGAAGACCACTGCAATGTGGATCTGCACTCTCTCAAGAAGACTGATATCGGAAAGGGTAAGTATTGGGCATACACCAACCGTGGTGCAGTCTCCCAGATCCCCCTGAAAGTTACTCACAAGTACGAGCAGCCAGGCTGCCACGTCTGTCTGGACTATGTCGCCAACATGGGTGACATTTCAACCGGTTCAGTCGGTTCACCAGACGGATGGAGCACTGTCTTTGTCAGAAGCACCAACGGTGACAATATCTGGAAAAAGGCAGTAGAAGCAGGTGTCTTTGAAGTTAAAGCAATTGACAGTGTCAAGCCAGGCTTGGACCTTGTAACCAAACTCGCCACTGAAAAGATCACCAAGAACCAGAAGGAACTTGAACACCGTGCAAAGATGGGTGTAAACAAGGGCCTTCGCAACCCATATATCTAA
- the frhA gene encoding coenzyme F420 hydrogenase subunit alpha gives MSKVVEISPTTRHEGHSKLVLKVNDEGIIERGDWISITPVRGLEKLCIGKTMHQAPKISSRVCGICPIAHTLAGIGAMEASIGCEIPQDAYLLRLILQCANKLHSIALHDILALPDMYIPGTETKINPFTAEEPVRTVAKRIQRLREIGQTIGEIAGGEPVHPSNPRVGGMYYNISPQAKQKLFDLAKEALPMAIAQMDFMNAVFKNFEKRETVTVGKTTVDMPKEFGYHNQGYMAVDSIFQSSSLDFDPKWDPNRWTDVTPWDWYMGECEVSLEDPDYPIGGTSKIGTKAWPQMQACTSIPLYDGQPVEVGPRARMVTFKNFDHKGAMGQNIAREMEYPDCLYTIIDALDALDCNGSVLADEIPQGDGSLGWNANEAPRGTDVHLAKVKDGRVQMYNLLVPTTWNFPTCSRALEGAPWQLAEVIVRAYDPCVSCATHMLVVDENKKIIAQKLVQ, from the coding sequence TTGTCCAAAGTAGTAGAAATTTCCCCAACCACAAGACATGAGGGGCATTCCAAGCTCGTACTCAAAGTCAACGATGAGGGAATTATTGAGCGAGGAGACTGGATCAGTATAACCCCGGTTAGAGGTCTGGAAAAACTGTGTATCGGAAAGACGATGCACCAGGCACCAAAGATCTCATCCCGTGTCTGCGGTATCTGCCCGATTGCACACACCCTGGCAGGTATCGGAGCAATGGAAGCCTCAATCGGCTGTGAGATTCCACAGGATGCATATCTGCTCAGGCTTATCCTCCAGTGCGCAAATAAACTTCACAGTATTGCACTGCACGACATCCTTGCACTGCCTGATATGTACATCCCAGGCACCGAGACAAAGATCAATCCGTTCACTGCGGAAGAACCAGTCAGAACCGTTGCAAAGCGGATCCAGCGGCTCCGTGAGATCGGACAGACGATCGGTGAGATTGCCGGAGGAGAACCAGTTCACCCAAGCAATCCACGTGTCGGTGGAATGTATTACAATATCAGCCCACAGGCAAAGCAGAAGCTCTTTGACCTCGCAAAGGAAGCCCTCCCAATGGCCATCGCCCAGATGGACTTCATGAACGCTGTCTTCAAGAACTTCGAGAAGAGGGAGACCGTTACCGTCGGGAAGACCACTGTTGATATGCCAAAGGAATTCGGATACCACAACCAGGGATACATGGCTGTCGACTCGATATTCCAGTCATCAAGCCTTGACTTTGACCCCAAGTGGGATCCAAACCGCTGGACCGATGTAACCCCCTGGGACTGGTACATGGGCGAGTGCGAAGTTTCACTTGAGGACCCAGACTACCCAATCGGTGGAACCTCCAAGATCGGAACCAAGGCATGGCCACAGATGCAGGCCTGCACCTCCATTCCACTCTACGATGGCCAGCCAGTAGAAGTCGGTCCACGTGCCCGTATGGTCACCTTCAAGAACTTCGATCACAAGGGAGCCATGGGTCAGAACATTGCACGTGAGATGGAGTACCCAGACTGCCTATACACTATTATCGATGCTCTGGATGCCCTTGACTGTAATGGGTCTGTCCTTGCTGATGAGATCCCACAGGGAGACGGTAGCCTTGGATGGAACGCCAACGAAGCACCTCGTGGAACCGATGTTCACCTCGCTAAGGTCAAGGATGGAAGAGTCCAGATGTACAACCTGCTTGTGCCAACCACCTGGAACTTCCCGACCTGTAGTCGAGCTCTCGAAGGAGCACCCTGGCAGCTCGCAGAGGTTATTGTACGTGCCTATGACCCCTGTGTCTCCTGTGCAACCCACATGCTGGTCGTAGACGAGAACAAGAAGATCATCGCCCAGAAACTCGTCCAGTGA
- the frhG gene encoding coenzyme F420 hydrogenase subunit gamma, producing MGLLSLIFGRKEKKPVEVKPPQPVATPKPVASVKQESHKEERPVSNKITLGHVHMSGCIGCCVSIADTYGGLFTLLDNYADLVYSLTLVDVRHIPKMDVALVEGSVCLQDELSIEEIKETRERATVVVALGGCSAYGNITRFSRGGQFNQPQHESYVPISKLIDVDVYIPGCAPNPEVIRNVAVMAYLLLKGNDAQKKLATAYLAPLMALAKDGSRIESDSEACGCDIMLKVINQGLCMGCGTCAASCPVFAISMEYGKPNIDREMCIKCGACYSSCPRSFFSFDVCGDYENILGAITAAMNPGGN from the coding sequence ATGGGACTACTATCGCTAATATTCGGGAGGAAAGAGAAGAAACCGGTGGAGGTAAAACCACCACAGCCGGTTGCAACTCCTAAACCCGTGGCGAGTGTGAAACAAGAATCACATAAGGAGGAAAGACCTGTGTCTAACAAAATTACTCTCGGACATGTGCACATGAGTGGGTGTATAGGATGCTGTGTCTCAATTGCGGACACCTATGGGGGCCTGTTCACTCTGCTTGATAATTACGCAGATTTGGTTTACAGCCTAACACTGGTGGATGTAAGACACATCCCGAAGATGGATGTCGCCCTCGTTGAGGGATCTGTATGCCTGCAGGATGAACTCTCAATTGAAGAGATCAAGGAAACCCGTGAGAGGGCAACTGTCGTGGTGGCTCTCGGTGGATGTTCAGCATACGGAAACATTACCCGGTTCAGCCGCGGCGGTCAGTTCAACCAGCCACAGCACGAGTCCTATGTACCAATTTCCAAACTGATCGATGTAGATGTCTACATTCCAGGCTGTGCACCAAACCCAGAAGTTATCAGGAACGTTGCTGTAATGGCATACCTGCTGCTGAAGGGTAATGACGCACAGAAGAAACTGGCAACAGCATACCTTGCACCACTGATGGCTCTTGCAAAGGACGGATCCCGCATTGAGTCCGACAGCGAGGCCTGTGGCTGTGACATTATGCTCAAGGTCATCAACCAGGGACTGTGTATGGGCTGTGGAACCTGTGCAGCATCCTGTCCGGTCTTTGCAATCAGTATGGAGTATGGTAAACCTAACATTGACCGCGAAATGTGTATCAAGTGTGGTGCCTGTTATAGTTCTTGCCCACGGAGCTTCTTCAGCTTCGATGTATGTGGCGATTACGAAAACATTCTCGGCGCAATTACTGCTGCAATGAACCCAGGGGGCAACTAA
- the frhD gene encoding coenzyme F420-reducing hydrogenase, FrhD protein, with protein sequence MLFQEIVICGCGNPLFADDGFGPEVVEELKKISLPETVKVIDAGLGGPHFIFTLLDQSEEPVKKIIIIDIADFGGNPGEITLLTPYDLPPGKYRDAHSWDLAEPLHRIKDKIDITIIGCQPKRVTAPDLEIGLSDEVASAIPRTVQLVLKLLEEHYGTTIANIREEREETGGGKTTTAGCNS encoded by the coding sequence ATGTTATTTCAGGAGATCGTGATATGCGGGTGCGGTAACCCGCTCTTTGCTGACGACGGGTTCGGTCCGGAAGTAGTAGAGGAATTAAAGAAGATCTCACTGCCTGAAACAGTGAAGGTGATAGATGCAGGTCTTGGTGGCCCACATTTTATCTTCACCTTGCTGGACCAGTCTGAAGAACCGGTGAAGAAGATAATCATCATTGATATTGCAGACTTTGGTGGAAATCCTGGAGAGATAACTCTGTTAACTCCTTATGATCTGCCTCCAGGCAAATACCGGGATGCCCATTCATGGGACCTTGCAGAACCACTTCACCGCATAAAAGACAAGATCGATATCACGATCATTGGATGTCAACCCAAGCGTGTTACTGCTCCTGATTTAGAAATCGGACTCTCGGATGAGGTTGCAAGCGCGATTCCACGAACAGTACAGTTAGTACTGAAGTTGTTGGAGGAGCATTATGGGACTACTATCGCTAATATTCGGGAGGAAAGAGAAGAAACCGGTGGAGGTAAAACCACCACAGCCGGTTGCAACTCCTAA